One Corvus moneduloides isolate bCorMon1 chromosome Z, bCorMon1.pri, whole genome shotgun sequence genomic window carries:
- the TJP2 gene encoding tight junction protein ZO-2 isoform X3, translated as MGATQGSAGSGPREPAAGAEQAPGMEELIWEQYTVTLQKDSKRGFGIAVSGGRDNPHFENGETSIVISDVLPGGPADGLLQENDRVVIVNGTPMENVLHSFAVQQLRKSGKVATIVVKRPRKVQAAALKRSPSLDYEDRALDVMDDHAEFDGKSARSGYSERSWHSGNGGRSQSWGNSLDQSYRDEQDRGRNRSRDRDRECSYSRDRSRGRSVDRSLDRDYRRDRSRGRSIDRDGGYERDYRGDYSPPSYSHGSLSDPRYGREMRSRSQDRLRSRSPSPEIHHQHEYIGPQDPPISVLLTKGRHNEEYGLRLGSQIFIKEMTRTGLATKDGNLHEGDIILKINGTVTENMSLADARKLIEKSRGKLQLVVLRDRKQTLLNIPSLNDSDSEMDDISEIESNRSFSPQDDRLHHSDLDSHSSNEKLKEKPNAKEDPSSRMSRMGAMPTPFTSTGDIATPAATAVDSNKEMKYQDDPAVPQPKAVTRTILKPSPEDEAIYGPNTKMVRFKKGDSVGLRLAGGNDVGIFIAGIQEGTSADQEGLQEGDQILKVNTQDFRGIVREEAVLYLLEIPKGETVTILAQSKYEVYRDIMACGRGDSFFIRSHFECEKESPQSLAFTRGEIFRVVDTLYDGKLGNWLAVRIGNELEKGLIPNKSRAEQMASVQNAQKDGSSDRADFWRTRGQRSGAKKNLRKSREDLTAIVSVSTKFPAYERVQLREAGFKRPVVIFGPIADVAMEKLSNDLPHLYQTAKTEPRDAGSEKSTGVVRLNTVRQIIEQDKHALLDVTPKAVDLLNYTQWFPIVVFFNPDSKQGVKTMRQRLCSTSNKSSRKLYEQANKLKKTCSHLFTATINLNSANDSWYGSLKDTIQQQQGEAVWVSEGKMDGMEDDADDRMSYLTAMGADYLSCDSRLISDLEDTDGEGGAYTDNELDEPSEEPRISSVSRSSEPVYHEESLKKFTPEPRAQLRKAGSREILREPSPPPAFKPEPPKGKLQNKEDPYDFPKNYDSKSSNVAVSSETSTVSVKAAPPPVSVKPAFGRPILRNSQPAVVPAEEEEEAKLEEEGSEQENTPKSVLRKVKIFEEMDHKARMQRMQELQEAQNARLEIAQKHPDIYAVPVKTQKSEQNWPQPMSSRPPEPQKPPVRPYLENRVSYSSDVEEEEEEYRRQLADHSKKGYYGQPSRYRDTEL; from the exons GCCCCAGGCATGGAAGAGCTGATATGGGAACAGTACACAGTGACCTTACAAAAG GATTCAAAACGAGGATTTGGGATTGCAGTTTCTGGCGGCAGAGATAACCCTCATTTTGAAAATGGTGAAACATCGATAGTCATTTCGGATGTTCTCCCAGGTGGTCCAGCAGATGGATTACTTCA agaaaatgaCCGAGTGGTCATAGTTAATGGGACCCCGATGGAAAATGTTCTGCATTCTTTTGCAGTTCAGCAGCTTAGGAAAAGTGGAAAAGTGGCCACCATC GTAGTGAAAAGACCAAGGAAAGTGCAGGCTGCTGCGCTGAAGAGAAGCCCCTCCCTTGACTATGAGGACAGAGCTTTAGATGTAATGGATGACCATGCAGAATTTGATGGCAAAAGTGCTCGAAGCGGCTATAGTGAGAGAAGCTGGCACAGTGGGAATGGAGGGCGCAGCCAAAGCTGGGGAAACAGCCTGGATCAGAGCTATAGAGATGAGCAAGACCGAGGGCGTAACCGAAGCAGAGACCGTGACAGGGAATGCAGCTACAGCCGTGATCGAAGTCGTGGTAGGAGCGTTGACAGGAGCTTGGATCGAGACTACAGAAGAGATcggagcaggggaaggagcatCGACAGGGATGGTGGCTATGAACGGGACTACAGAGGAGACTACAGTCCACCCAGTTACAGTCATGGATCTTTATCTGATCCTAGATATGGGAGGGAAATGAGGAGTCGTAGTCAGGACAGGCTTCGTTCCCGCAGTCCTTCACCTGAAATACACCACCAACATGAGTACATTGGACCGCAGGATCCACCAATCAGTGTTCTCCTAACAAAAGGCAGACATAATGAAG AATATGGACTCCGTCTTGGAAGTCAGATCTTCATAAAAGAAATGACCCGTACTGGCCTAGCAACCAAAGATGGCAACCTTCATGAAGGAGATATCATTCTCAAG ATCAATGGTACAGTGACAGAGAACATGTCTTTAGCTGATGCCCGAAAATTGATTGAGAAATCACGTGGGAAACTCCAGCTGGTTGTTCTCAGGGACCGAAAGCAGACACTGCTCAACATTCCTTCACTGAACGACAGTGACTCAGAAATGGATG atatttctgaaatagAGTCAAACAGATCATTCTCCCCTCAAGACGACAGATTACATCATTCTGATCTAGATTCACATTCATCcaatgaaaaactgaaagagaaaccAAA tgCAAAAGAGGATCCCTCCAGTAGGATGTCCAGAATGGGAGCAATGCCTACTCCATTCACATCAACTGGTGACATTGCTACTCCTGCTGCTACAGCTGTAGACTCAAACAAAGAAATGAAGTACCAAGATGACCCAGCAG TGCCTCAGCCAAAAGCAGTTACACGGACAATTCTTAAACCCAGCCCGGAAGACGAAGCGATATATGG TCCTAATACAAAAATGGTGAGATTCAAGAAGGGGGACAGCGTGGGTCTACGACTGGCTGGTGGAAATGATGTAGGGATATTTATTGCTGGAATTCAAGAAGGTACCTCAGCTGATCAGGAGGGACTGCAGGAAGGAGATCAGATCCTTAAG GTAAACACTCAAGACTTCAGAGGTATTGTTCGGGAAGAAGCTGTTTTGTATCTCTTAGAAATTCCCAAAGGTGAAACTGTGACAATTTTGGCTCAAAGCAAATATGAAG TCTACAGAGACATCATGGCCTGTGGCAGAGGAGATTCATTCTTCATCAGGAGTCACTTTGAGTGTGAAAAAGAGTCACCACAGAGCTTAGCATTCACCAGAGGGGAGATATTTAGAGTAGTTGATACACTGTATGATGGCAAACTGGGAAACTGGCTGGCTGTGAGAATTGGAAATGAACTGGAAAAGGGTCTCATTCCAAATAAGAGCAG AGCTGAACAGATGGCCAGTGTTCAAAATGCCCAGAAGGATGGCTCAAGTGACAGGGCAGATTTCTGGAGAACACGTGGCCAGCGATCTGGAGCGAAAAAGAATCTGAGGAAGAGTCGTGAAGATCTGACAGCTATTGTATCTGTGAGCACAAAATTCCCAGCTTACGAGCGCGTTCAGCTGCGTGAAG ctggttttAAGAGACCTGTGGTGATATTTGGCCCTATTGCAGATGTTGCTATGGAGAAGTTGTCAAATGATTTGCCTCACCTGTACCAGACAGCAA AGACAGAACCCAGAGATGCAGGTTCGGAGAAGTCAACTGGGGTAGTGCGCTTGAACACTGTGAGGCAAATCATTGAGCAG GATAAACATGCTCTGTTGGATGTTACTCCTAAAGCAGTGGACCTGCTAAATTACACCCAGTGGTTTCCAATAGTGGTGTTCTTTAACCCAGACAGTAAGCAGGGTGTGAAGACCATGAGACAAAGGCTATGTTCTACATCAAACAAGAGCTCGAGAAAACTTTATGAGCAAGCAAACAAACTGAAGAAGACTTGTTCCCACCTCTTTACAG CAACCATTAATTTGAATTCAGCCAATGATAGCTGGTATGGTAGCCTGAAGGATACAATCCAGCAACAGCAAGGAGAAGCAGTATGGGTATCGGAAGGAAAG ATGGATGGCATGGAAGATGATGCAGATGATCGTATGTCCTACCTTACTGCCATGGGTGCTGACTATTTGAGCTGTGACAGTCGGCTGATCAGTGACCTCGAGGATACAGATGGAGAAGGTGGTGCATACACTGACAATGAACTTGATGAGCCTTCAGAGGAACCAAGGATTTCATCTGTTAGCCGGTCCTCTGAACCTGTGTATCATGAGGAG agtttaaaaaaatttactcCAGAACCAAGGGCTCAGTTGAGAAAAGCTGGTAGCAGGGAGATCCTTAGAGAACCAAGTCCACCTCCAGCATTCAAGCCTGAACCACCTAAG GGAAAGTTGCAAAACAAAGAGGATCCGTATGACTTCCCCAAGAACTATGACTCCAAATCAAGTAATGTTGCTGTCAGCAGTGAGACTTCAACTGTATCAGTAAAAGCAGCACCACCACCTGTTTCTGTGAAACCTGCCTTTGGGCGTCCCATTCTGAGAAACTCTCAGCCAGCAGTCGtgcctgcagaggaggaggaggaggcaaagttggaagaggaaggaagcgAACAAGAAAATACTCCAAAATCAGTActgaggaaagtaaaaatatttgaggAGATGGATCACAAGGCAAGGATGCAAAGAATGCAAGAGCTACAAGAGGCCCAAAATGCCAGG cttGAAATAGCCCAGAAGCATCCGGATATTTATGCCGTCCCTGTCAAAACACAGAAGTCAGAACAAAACTGGCCCCAGCCAATGAG CTCCAGGCCTCCAGAACCCCAGAAGCCTCCTGTTAGACCTTACCTGGAGAACCGTGTCAGTTACAGCAGTGatgtggaagaggaggaggaggaatacCGCCGGCAGCTGGCAGACCACTCTAAGAAGGGCTATTATGGACAGCCATCCAGATACAGAGACACAGAATTGTAG
- the TJP2 gene encoding tight junction protein ZO-2 isoform X5: MEELIWEQYTVTLQKDSKRGFGIAVSGGRDNPHFENGETSIVISDVLPGGPADGLLQENDRVVIVNGTPMENVLHSFAVQQLRKSGKVATIVVKRPRKVQAAALKRSPSLDYEDRALDVMDDHAEFDGKSARSGYSERSWHSGNGGRSQSWGNSLDQSYRDEQDRGRNRSRDRDRECSYSRDRSRGRSVDRSLDRDYRRDRSRGRSIDRDGGYERDYRGDYSPPSYSHGSLSDPRYGREMRSRSQDRLRSRSPSPEIHHQHEYIGPQDPPISVLLTKGRHNEEYGLRLGSQIFIKEMTRTGLATKDGNLHEGDIILKINGTVTENMSLADARKLIEKSRGKLQLVVLRDRKQTLLNIPSLNDSDSEMDDISEIESNRSFSPQDDRLHHSDLDSHSSNEKLKEKPNAKEDPSSRMSRMGAMPTPFTSTGDIATPAATAVDSNKEMKYQDDPAVPQPKAVTRTILKPSPEDEAIYGPNTKMVRFKKGDSVGLRLAGGNDVGIFIAGIQEGTSADQEGLQEGDQILKVNTQDFRGIVREEAVLYLLEIPKGETVTILAQSKYEVYRDIMACGRGDSFFIRSHFECEKESPQSLAFTRGEIFRVVDTLYDGKLGNWLAVRIGNELEKGLIPNKSRAEQMASVQNAQKDGSSDRADFWRTRGQRSGAKKNLRKSREDLTAIVSVSTKFPAYERVQLREAGFKRPVVIFGPIADVAMEKLSNDLPHLYQTAKTEPRDAGSEKSTGVVRLNTVRQIIEQDKHALLDVTPKAVDLLNYTQWFPIVVFFNPDSKQGVKTMRQRLCSTSNKSSRKLYEQANKLKKTCSHLFTATINLNSANDSWYGSLKDTIQQQQGEAVWVSEGKMDGMEDDADDRMSYLTAMGADYLSCDSRLISDLEDTDGEGGAYTDNELDEPSEEPRISSVSRSSEPVYHEESLKKFTPEPRAQLRKAGSREILREPSPPPAFKPEPPKGKLQNKEDPYDFPKNYDSKSSNVAVSSETSTVSVKAAPPPVSVKPAFGRPILRNSQPAVVPAEEEEEAKLEEEGSEQENTPKSVLRKVKIFEEMDHKARMQRMQELQEAQNARLEIAQKHPDIYAVPVKTQKSEQNWPQPMSSRPPEPQKPPVRPYLENRVSYSSDVEEEEEEYRRQLADHSKKGYYGQPSRYRDTEL, encoded by the exons ATGGAAGAGCTGATATGGGAACAGTACACAGTGACCTTACAAAAG GATTCAAAACGAGGATTTGGGATTGCAGTTTCTGGCGGCAGAGATAACCCTCATTTTGAAAATGGTGAAACATCGATAGTCATTTCGGATGTTCTCCCAGGTGGTCCAGCAGATGGATTACTTCA agaaaatgaCCGAGTGGTCATAGTTAATGGGACCCCGATGGAAAATGTTCTGCATTCTTTTGCAGTTCAGCAGCTTAGGAAAAGTGGAAAAGTGGCCACCATC GTAGTGAAAAGACCAAGGAAAGTGCAGGCTGCTGCGCTGAAGAGAAGCCCCTCCCTTGACTATGAGGACAGAGCTTTAGATGTAATGGATGACCATGCAGAATTTGATGGCAAAAGTGCTCGAAGCGGCTATAGTGAGAGAAGCTGGCACAGTGGGAATGGAGGGCGCAGCCAAAGCTGGGGAAACAGCCTGGATCAGAGCTATAGAGATGAGCAAGACCGAGGGCGTAACCGAAGCAGAGACCGTGACAGGGAATGCAGCTACAGCCGTGATCGAAGTCGTGGTAGGAGCGTTGACAGGAGCTTGGATCGAGACTACAGAAGAGATcggagcaggggaaggagcatCGACAGGGATGGTGGCTATGAACGGGACTACAGAGGAGACTACAGTCCACCCAGTTACAGTCATGGATCTTTATCTGATCCTAGATATGGGAGGGAAATGAGGAGTCGTAGTCAGGACAGGCTTCGTTCCCGCAGTCCTTCACCTGAAATACACCACCAACATGAGTACATTGGACCGCAGGATCCACCAATCAGTGTTCTCCTAACAAAAGGCAGACATAATGAAG AATATGGACTCCGTCTTGGAAGTCAGATCTTCATAAAAGAAATGACCCGTACTGGCCTAGCAACCAAAGATGGCAACCTTCATGAAGGAGATATCATTCTCAAG ATCAATGGTACAGTGACAGAGAACATGTCTTTAGCTGATGCCCGAAAATTGATTGAGAAATCACGTGGGAAACTCCAGCTGGTTGTTCTCAGGGACCGAAAGCAGACACTGCTCAACATTCCTTCACTGAACGACAGTGACTCAGAAATGGATG atatttctgaaatagAGTCAAACAGATCATTCTCCCCTCAAGACGACAGATTACATCATTCTGATCTAGATTCACATTCATCcaatgaaaaactgaaagagaaaccAAA tgCAAAAGAGGATCCCTCCAGTAGGATGTCCAGAATGGGAGCAATGCCTACTCCATTCACATCAACTGGTGACATTGCTACTCCTGCTGCTACAGCTGTAGACTCAAACAAAGAAATGAAGTACCAAGATGACCCAGCAG TGCCTCAGCCAAAAGCAGTTACACGGACAATTCTTAAACCCAGCCCGGAAGACGAAGCGATATATGG TCCTAATACAAAAATGGTGAGATTCAAGAAGGGGGACAGCGTGGGTCTACGACTGGCTGGTGGAAATGATGTAGGGATATTTATTGCTGGAATTCAAGAAGGTACCTCAGCTGATCAGGAGGGACTGCAGGAAGGAGATCAGATCCTTAAG GTAAACACTCAAGACTTCAGAGGTATTGTTCGGGAAGAAGCTGTTTTGTATCTCTTAGAAATTCCCAAAGGTGAAACTGTGACAATTTTGGCTCAAAGCAAATATGAAG TCTACAGAGACATCATGGCCTGTGGCAGAGGAGATTCATTCTTCATCAGGAGTCACTTTGAGTGTGAAAAAGAGTCACCACAGAGCTTAGCATTCACCAGAGGGGAGATATTTAGAGTAGTTGATACACTGTATGATGGCAAACTGGGAAACTGGCTGGCTGTGAGAATTGGAAATGAACTGGAAAAGGGTCTCATTCCAAATAAGAGCAG AGCTGAACAGATGGCCAGTGTTCAAAATGCCCAGAAGGATGGCTCAAGTGACAGGGCAGATTTCTGGAGAACACGTGGCCAGCGATCTGGAGCGAAAAAGAATCTGAGGAAGAGTCGTGAAGATCTGACAGCTATTGTATCTGTGAGCACAAAATTCCCAGCTTACGAGCGCGTTCAGCTGCGTGAAG ctggttttAAGAGACCTGTGGTGATATTTGGCCCTATTGCAGATGTTGCTATGGAGAAGTTGTCAAATGATTTGCCTCACCTGTACCAGACAGCAA AGACAGAACCCAGAGATGCAGGTTCGGAGAAGTCAACTGGGGTAGTGCGCTTGAACACTGTGAGGCAAATCATTGAGCAG GATAAACATGCTCTGTTGGATGTTACTCCTAAAGCAGTGGACCTGCTAAATTACACCCAGTGGTTTCCAATAGTGGTGTTCTTTAACCCAGACAGTAAGCAGGGTGTGAAGACCATGAGACAAAGGCTATGTTCTACATCAAACAAGAGCTCGAGAAAACTTTATGAGCAAGCAAACAAACTGAAGAAGACTTGTTCCCACCTCTTTACAG CAACCATTAATTTGAATTCAGCCAATGATAGCTGGTATGGTAGCCTGAAGGATACAATCCAGCAACAGCAAGGAGAAGCAGTATGGGTATCGGAAGGAAAG ATGGATGGCATGGAAGATGATGCAGATGATCGTATGTCCTACCTTACTGCCATGGGTGCTGACTATTTGAGCTGTGACAGTCGGCTGATCAGTGACCTCGAGGATACAGATGGAGAAGGTGGTGCATACACTGACAATGAACTTGATGAGCCTTCAGAGGAACCAAGGATTTCATCTGTTAGCCGGTCCTCTGAACCTGTGTATCATGAGGAG agtttaaaaaaatttactcCAGAACCAAGGGCTCAGTTGAGAAAAGCTGGTAGCAGGGAGATCCTTAGAGAACCAAGTCCACCTCCAGCATTCAAGCCTGAACCACCTAAG GGAAAGTTGCAAAACAAAGAGGATCCGTATGACTTCCCCAAGAACTATGACTCCAAATCAAGTAATGTTGCTGTCAGCAGTGAGACTTCAACTGTATCAGTAAAAGCAGCACCACCACCTGTTTCTGTGAAACCTGCCTTTGGGCGTCCCATTCTGAGAAACTCTCAGCCAGCAGTCGtgcctgcagaggaggaggaggaggcaaagttggaagaggaaggaagcgAACAAGAAAATACTCCAAAATCAGTActgaggaaagtaaaaatatttgaggAGATGGATCACAAGGCAAGGATGCAAAGAATGCAAGAGCTACAAGAGGCCCAAAATGCCAGG cttGAAATAGCCCAGAAGCATCCGGATATTTATGCCGTCCCTGTCAAAACACAGAAGTCAGAACAAAACTGGCCCCAGCCAATGAG CTCCAGGCCTCCAGAACCCCAGAAGCCTCCTGTTAGACCTTACCTGGAGAACCGTGTCAGTTACAGCAGTGatgtggaagaggaggaggaggaatacCGCCGGCAGCTGGCAGACCACTCTAAGAAGGGCTATTATGGACAGCCATCCAGATACAGAGACACAGAATTGTAG